One Thermus sp. CCB_US3_UF1 DNA window includes the following coding sequences:
- a CDS encoding aldehyde ferredoxin oxidoreductase C-terminal domain-containing protein: MWRSLRLDLKAQKAYWQEVSPEEVAWGGRYRTGSLLLEREAYRFDPLAPENPLVFAVGPLAGTGFSNANRTSVGTRSPLTLGIKEANGGGTFGYALGQMRLAHLVLEGESPSWVVLRLTREGEVFFDPAEGLLGLGNFEAAKRLFAAYGRKIAFALLGPVGEYGGLLSGIAFSDTDGRPSRLAARGGVGAVMGRKRVKAIVVEVPGRVEVWDKPKVTEAIRRYAGLLREDPLVMQFYNAIGTMGMADFQNAFGGLPVRNFREGRLAPPEAFRMGGQYIAPLNRARGGKHTHACMPGCVIQCSNVIVDEKGEEVVSPLEYETIGLLGTNCGLSDPDALARLNRMANDLGVDTIETGATLALLMEKGQAAWGDYAFMEAKLRDLYTPSEESRLLAQGTARVGEALGLKRVPVIKRQAISAYDPRVVEATGITMMLTAQGADHTAGNAPRLETRAMGVAEVLEASYQAQVNAAANDALGLCVFGGSVTNKQVAFIVESVNAALGTALTPEFWRTLGEEVLRLEHRFNHLAGFTHEDDRLPAFFYEEPLPPKGYTARFRPEDLAPLYARLHQGS; encoded by the coding sequence GTGTGGCGGTCTTTACGGCTTGACCTGAAGGCGCAAAAGGCGTACTGGCAGGAGGTTTCCCCCGAGGAGGTGGCCTGGGGCGGGCGCTACCGTACCGGAAGCCTCCTCCTGGAGCGGGAGGCCTACCGCTTCGACCCCCTTGCCCCGGAAAACCCCCTGGTTTTCGCCGTGGGCCCCCTGGCGGGCACGGGCTTCTCCAACGCCAACCGCACCAGCGTGGGCACCCGCAGCCCCCTCACCCTGGGCATCAAGGAGGCCAACGGCGGGGGCACCTTCGGCTACGCCCTGGGGCAGATGCGGCTCGCCCACCTGGTCCTGGAGGGGGAAAGCCCCAGCTGGGTGGTCCTGCGCCTCACCCGGGAGGGGGAGGTCTTCTTTGATCCGGCGGAGGGGCTTTTGGGCCTGGGGAACTTTGAGGCGGCCAAGAGGCTGTTCGCCGCCTACGGCCGCAAGATAGCCTTCGCCCTCCTGGGCCCGGTGGGGGAGTACGGGGGCCTCCTTTCCGGCATCGCTTTCTCCGATACCGATGGGCGCCCTTCCCGCCTGGCGGCCCGGGGCGGGGTGGGGGCGGTGATGGGGCGGAAGCGGGTGAAGGCCATCGTGGTGGAGGTCCCGGGCAGGGTGGAGGTTTGGGACAAGCCCAAGGTCACCGAGGCCATCCGCCGCTACGCCGGCCTCCTGCGGGAAGACCCCCTGGTGATGCAGTTCTACAACGCCATCGGCACCATGGGCATGGCCGACTTCCAAAATGCTTTCGGCGGACTGCCCGTGCGCAACTTCCGCGAGGGGCGCCTGGCCCCTCCCGAGGCCTTCCGCATGGGGGGGCAGTACATCGCCCCCCTCAACCGGGCCCGGGGGGGGAAGCACACCCACGCCTGCATGCCGGGGTGCGTGATCCAGTGCTCCAACGTGATCGTGGACGAGAAGGGGGAGGAGGTGGTCTCCCCCCTGGAGTACGAAACCATCGGCCTTTTGGGCACCAACTGCGGCCTTTCTGACCCCGACGCCCTGGCCCGCCTCAACCGCATGGCCAACGACCTGGGGGTGGATACCATCGAGACCGGGGCCACCCTGGCCCTCCTCATGGAAAAGGGCCAGGCCGCCTGGGGGGACTACGCCTTCATGGAGGCCAAGCTGAGGGACCTCTACACCCCTTCGGAGGAGTCCCGCCTCCTCGCCCAGGGCACGGCCCGGGTGGGGGAGGCCCTGGGCCTCAAGCGGGTTCCCGTCATCAAGCGCCAGGCCATCAGCGCCTACGACCCCCGGGTGGTGGAGGCCACGGGCATCACCATGATGCTCACCGCCCAGGGGGCCGACCACACCGCGGGGAACGCCCCCCGGCTGGAAACCCGGGCCATGGGGGTGGCGGAGGTCCTCGAGGCCAGCTACCAGGCCCAGGTGAACGCCGCCGCCAACGACGCCCTGGGGCTTTGCGTCTTTGGGGGCAGCGTGACCAACAAGCAGGTGGCCTTCATCGTGGAGAGCGTGAACGCCGCCCTGGGCACCGCCCTCACCCCGGAGTTCTGGCGGACCCTAGGGGAGGAGGTCTTGCGGCTGGAGCACCGCTTCAACCACCTGGCGGGCTTCACCCACGAGGACGACCGCCTGCCCGCCTTCTTCTACGAGGAGCCCCTTCCCCCCAAGGGCTACACCGCCCGCTTCCGCCCCGAGGACCTGGCCCCCCTTTACGCGAGGCTCCACCAGGGATCGTAA
- a CDS encoding amidohydrolase has translation MREVVGRIYAPDAQGRYRPYRRLWVREGRVAGLEPGPGEGEAVLPGFHDAHVHVWKVGQLLTDLLDLREVRSLDELASLLQERDRRLPPGTWLLGRGWNEAGLGGIPNRDFLDRILPGRPVLLTRTCAHIHALNSRALALAGIGPDTPDPPGGEIRYGEGLLLERAYGLVERVLPRRTVADYRRYVLAGARHLLAQGITSALEAGADPLLLEAYRSLDREGLLPLRVSVLAILRPDGEETTYPLPEPYRSERLLIAGVKLFADGGLSGASAAVSRPYRGVGGKGVLRLRAEEVYALALPAHRQGFFVATHAIGDVAIREVLLAYARLYREDPRPLRHRLEHFGLPGPRELAQARALGVWAVPQPIFLQELRENFLRYLPEGFLPRCYNLGRMERAGLSLAFSSDAPVVREVSPLRGALAAARHPLFGRGLPLERALLYYTRPEASGFPAMRLWPGHPADLVVFSHDPFAHPEEARVVRVEVDGVAVFTA, from the coding sequence GTGAGGGAGGTGGTGGGCCGCATCTACGCGCCCGATGCCCAGGGGCGGTACCGCCCTTACCGCCGCCTCTGGGTGCGGGAAGGGCGGGTGGCGGGCCTGGAGCCGGGACCAGGAGAGGGTGAGGCCGTTCTGCCCGGCTTCCACGACGCCCACGTGCACGTCTGGAAGGTGGGCCAGCTCCTCACCGACCTGCTGGACCTGCGGGAGGTGCGCTCCCTGGATGAGCTGGCCAGCCTCCTGCAAGAGCGCGACCGGAGGCTACCTCCAGGAACCTGGTTGCTTGGCCGGGGCTGGAACGAGGCGGGGCTGGGGGGGATTCCCAATCGGGATTTCCTGGACCGGATCCTTCCGGGCAGGCCCGTCCTCCTCACCCGCACCTGCGCCCACATCCACGCCCTGAACTCCCGGGCCCTGGCCTTGGCGGGGATCGGCCCCGACACCCCAGACCCCCCCGGCGGGGAGATCCGCTATGGGGAGGGCCTTCTCCTGGAACGGGCCTACGGCCTGGTGGAGCGGGTCCTTCCCCGGCGCACGGTGGCGGACTACCGCCGCTACGTCCTGGCGGGGGCCCGGCACCTCCTCGCCCAGGGGATTACCTCGGCCCTCGAGGCGGGCGCCGACCCCCTGCTCCTGGAGGCCTACCGCTCCTTGGACCGGGAGGGGCTCCTCCCCTTGCGGGTTTCCGTCTTGGCCATCCTGCGCCCCGACGGGGAGGAGACCACCTACCCCCTGCCGGAACCCTACCGTTCAGAGCGGCTTCTCATCGCCGGGGTGAAGCTCTTTGCCGATGGGGGGCTTTCCGGAGCCTCGGCAGCGGTGAGCCGCCCCTACCGCGGGGTGGGGGGGAAGGGGGTGTTGCGCCTCCGCGCCGAGGAAGTGTACGCCCTAGCCCTCCCCGCTCACCGCCAGGGCTTCTTCGTGGCCACCCACGCCATCGGCGACGTGGCCATCCGCGAGGTGCTCCTGGCCTACGCCCGGCTTTACCGGGAGGATCCCCGGCCCCTCAGGCACCGCCTGGAGCACTTCGGCCTGCCCGGGCCCAGGGAGCTGGCCCAGGCCCGGGCCCTGGGGGTGTGGGCGGTGCCCCAGCCCATCTTCCTTCAGGAGCTGCGGGAGAACTTCCTCCGCTACCTGCCCGAGGGTTTCCTGCCCCGCTGCTACAACCTGGGGCGCATGGAGCGGGCGGGGCTATCCTTGGCCTTTTCCTCCGATGCCCCGGTGGTGCGGGAGGTTTCCCCCCTGCGGGGGGCTTTGGCCGCGGCCCGCCACCCCCTCTTTGGGCGCGGGCTTCCCTTGGAGCGGGCCCTTCTGTACTACACTCGCCCTGAGGCCAGCGGCTTCCCGGCCATGCGCCTCTGGCCTGGGCACCCGGCGGACCTGGTGGTCTTTTCCCATGACCCTTTCGCCCACCCGGAGGAGGCCCGGGTGGTGCGCGTGGAGGTGGACGGTGTGGCGGTCTTTACGGCTTGA
- a CDS encoding aspartate aminotransferase family protein gives MGYIRLRTEIPGPKSRELLERRAKAVSRGLAQANPIAVARAHGALVEDVDGNLLVDLAGGIGALAVGHTPEGVVEALKAQAERFIHVCAIVANYEPYVALAEALNALYPGPGPAKTLLANGGAEAVENAVKLARAYTGRAGVMVFEGAYHGRTNLTMAMTSKYALFKKGFGPFAPEVYRLPVPNLYRTPQGMTEAEYLEWSLWNLENALVAHIDGSALAAIVIEPVLGEGGFIPVPHAFLRKLREIADRTGALLIADEVQSGSGRTGRMWAIEHSGVVPDLLVSAKSLGAGMPISAVTGRAEVLDAPHVGGVGSTYGGNPLAAVAALEALRILQSPGFLDRAREIEAKVRQVFEPLKARVPALGDVRGLGAMMALEFVKDPKSKEPWPEFVLELVQRNAEKGVITIRAGLYSNALRFLPPLDIPLDMLEEALGVVAENIQEVYAALA, from the coding sequence ATGGGTTACATTCGCTTGCGTACGGAGATCCCCGGACCCAAGAGCCGGGAACTGCTGGAACGCAGGGCCAAGGCCGTCTCCCGGGGCCTGGCCCAGGCCAACCCCATCGCCGTGGCCCGGGCCCACGGGGCCTTGGTGGAGGACGTGGACGGGAACCTCCTCGTGGACCTGGCGGGGGGGATTGGGGCCCTGGCCGTGGGCCACACCCCGGAGGGGGTGGTGGAGGCCCTGAAGGCCCAGGCGGAGCGGTTCATCCACGTGTGCGCCATCGTGGCCAACTACGAACCCTACGTGGCCCTGGCCGAGGCCCTGAACGCCCTCTACCCCGGTCCTGGACCCGCCAAAACCCTGCTGGCCAACGGGGGAGCGGAGGCGGTGGAGAACGCGGTGAAGCTGGCCCGGGCCTATACCGGAAGGGCCGGGGTCATGGTCTTCGAGGGGGCTTACCACGGGCGCACCAACCTCACCATGGCCATGACCTCCAAGTACGCCCTCTTCAAGAAGGGCTTTGGCCCCTTCGCCCCCGAGGTCTACCGCCTGCCCGTCCCCAACCTCTACCGCACCCCCCAGGGGATGACCGAGGCCGAGTACCTGGAGTGGTCCTTGTGGAACCTGGAAAACGCCCTGGTGGCCCACATCGACGGCTCGGCCTTGGCGGCCATCGTCATCGAGCCCGTCCTGGGGGAGGGAGGGTTTATCCCGGTGCCCCACGCCTTCTTGCGCAAGTTGCGGGAGATCGCCGACCGCACGGGGGCCCTCCTCATCGCCGACGAGGTGCAGTCGGGCTCGGGGCGTACGGGGCGCATGTGGGCCATTGAGCATAGCGGGGTGGTGCCGGACCTCCTCGTTTCCGCCAAGAGCCTGGGGGCAGGGATGCCCATCAGCGCGGTGACGGGGCGGGCCGAGGTGCTGGATGCCCCCCATGTGGGCGGGGTGGGGAGCACCTACGGGGGCAACCCCTTGGCGGCGGTGGCGGCCCTCGAGGCCCTGCGGATCCTCCAGTCCCCCGGTTTCCTGGACCGGGCCCGGGAGATAGAGGCCAAGGTGCGGCAGGTGTTCGAGCCCCTCAAGGCCCGGGTACCCGCCCTGGGGGATGTGCGGGGCCTGGGGGCCATGATGGCCCTGGAGTTCGTAAAGGACCCCAAGAGCAAAGAACCCTGGCCCGAGTTTGTCTTGGAGTTGGTGCAGCGAAACGCCGAGAAAGGGGTGATCACCATCCGGGCAGGGCTTTACTCCAACGCCCTCCGCTTTCTTCCCCCCTTGGACATCCCCTTGGACATGCTGGAGGAGGCCCTGGGGGTGGTGGCCGAGAACATCCAGGAGGTGTATGCCGCCCTTGCCTGA
- a CDS encoding GNAT family N-acetyltransferase produces MPPLPEPLLLSPDGRFAVVQSQPWMAGALEAIQEASFPTLSREERMTREHYLAHMRIFPEGQHAVVERATGKVVACSTDFRTRVDFHHYLHRYLEAVAGNWLTRHDPEGDWLYGADIGVLPEYRGQGLSKLLYQARQNLVRRLGLKGHVAGSMPKGYHRYAQAMPIEEYVHRVVREELMDPVLSVQLKRGYRVYGILPDYLEDPSCGNYGVFVVWRNPEVGW; encoded by the coding sequence ATGCCGCCCTTGCCTGAACCCCTCCTTCTTTCCCCGGACGGCCGCTTCGCCGTGGTCCAGTCCCAGCCCTGGATGGCCGGGGCCCTGGAGGCCATCCAGGAGGCCAGTTTTCCCACCCTCTCCCGGGAGGAGCGCATGACCCGGGAGCATTACCTTGCCCACATGCGCATCTTCCCCGAGGGTCAGCATGCGGTGGTGGAGCGGGCTACGGGAAAGGTGGTGGCCTGTTCCACCGATTTCCGCACCCGGGTGGATTTCCACCACTATCTCCACCGCTACCTGGAGGCCGTGGCCGGCAACTGGCTTACCCGCCACGACCCCGAGGGGGATTGGCTCTATGGGGCGGATATCGGCGTCCTGCCCGAGTACCGCGGCCAAGGCCTTTCCAAGCTCCTCTACCAGGCCCGGCAGAACCTGGTGCGCCGCTTGGGCCTCAAGGGCCACGTGGCGGGGAGCATGCCCAAGGGGTACCACCGCTACGCCCAGGCCATGCCCATTGAGGAGTACGTGCACCGGGTGGTCCGGGAAGAGCTGATGGACCCGGTGCTTTCCGTCCAGCTCAAGCGGGGCTACCGGGTCTACGGCATCCTCCCCGACTACCTGGAGGACCCCAGCTGCGGGAACTACGGGGTCTTCGTGGTCTGGCGCAACCCGGAGGTGGGCTGGTGA